Proteins encoded within one genomic window of Nitrospina gracilis 3/211:
- a CDS encoding cation-translocating P-type ATPase gives MDTPAKPAHALDVDRAFQRFRSSPKGIVPEDAAARLQEYGRNVLPAKPPPTVLEIFLRQFLNPLIYVLLVAAMISILLGVYTDALFIGAVLLINAIIGTVQEYGAEKSALALKKMSASKALVERDNEVFEVDAENLVPGDVVLLESGRKVPADLRLIHTYSFEIDESLLTGESLPIGKDHDVVLAANTPLADRKNMAFTGSMVTRGRGRGLVVATGYKTELGKIAGSLATGVSARPPLLIRMEAFTKNIAVALLLITLMMATYLLLKGQGWFDVLMFSVALAVSAIPEGLPVALTVALAIASRRMAKRNVIVRKLPAVESLGSCNFVATDKTGTLTVNQMTVKLIVLPGLSPFPVEGSGLVPEGAVGSAEGLEPALQSKLLAPLVSAGALCNDAELLHKNGAWGGYGDAVDLALLVLAYKSGINPNSLQDQYELVREIPFEPENQYAATLHKSPEEGLISVKGAYEKILPMCATMITLEGECPVDVPAVVEQAEHLAEAGYRVLALAGKSGPDTDAPLIDQMQGLTFLGLVGMIDPLRPEAADAVAACRKAGIDVAMVTGDHPKTALAIARELGLAGTMEDVVSGVKLKEARNPEEKTALIQKARVFARVEPQQKLEIVRHLLDLGRFVAVTGDGANDAPALKAANVGIAMGKSGTDVAKETSDLILTDDRFASIVAGIEEGRIAYANVRKVVYLLVATGAAEILMFSLSLVFNTPLPLTPVQILWLNLVTNGIQDVGLAFEPGEGDELSRAPRKPDEPVFDRLMLERVGLSAAVMGAFAFLHFYYMHRAGVDIESNRNLTLLLMVLFENIMVANCKSETRSAFSINPMNNPILLFGTLGAQGIHILTMYTPGIQEVLGVKPVFLNQWIFLLAIAMSILVVMEIYKGIRTRIHGIRCNTHRFQGS, from the coding sequence GTGGACACACCTGCCAAGCCCGCTCATGCGCTGGATGTTGACCGTGCGTTTCAACGGTTCCGTTCTTCTCCAAAGGGCATTGTCCCAGAAGATGCCGCGGCCCGACTGCAGGAATACGGGCGCAATGTCCTGCCCGCCAAACCGCCTCCGACCGTCCTAGAAATTTTCCTCCGGCAGTTTCTCAACCCCCTGATTTATGTCCTCCTCGTGGCTGCAATGATCTCCATTTTACTTGGAGTTTACACGGACGCCCTTTTCATTGGAGCCGTGCTTTTGATCAACGCCATCATCGGCACCGTACAGGAATACGGCGCGGAAAAAAGTGCGCTGGCTTTAAAAAAAATGAGCGCGTCCAAAGCACTGGTTGAGCGGGACAACGAAGTGTTTGAAGTGGACGCGGAGAACCTGGTGCCGGGGGATGTGGTGCTGCTCGAATCGGGCAGGAAGGTTCCCGCCGACCTGCGCCTGATCCACACCTATTCGTTTGAAATCGACGAATCCCTGTTGACGGGGGAGTCGCTGCCTATCGGCAAAGACCATGATGTGGTGCTTGCCGCCAACACGCCGCTCGCCGACCGGAAGAACATGGCCTTCACGGGATCGATGGTCACCCGCGGGCGTGGCCGGGGGCTGGTGGTGGCTACGGGTTACAAGACCGAACTGGGCAAGATCGCGGGTTCCCTGGCAACGGGGGTGTCTGCCAGGCCGCCACTTTTGATCCGGATGGAAGCGTTCACAAAAAACATCGCGGTGGCCCTGCTGCTGATCACCCTGATGATGGCCACGTACCTGCTTTTGAAGGGGCAGGGCTGGTTTGATGTTCTGATGTTCAGCGTGGCTCTTGCGGTGTCCGCCATTCCGGAAGGATTGCCTGTCGCGCTGACCGTGGCGCTTGCCATTGCCAGCCGGCGCATGGCGAAACGCAACGTCATCGTCCGCAAACTCCCGGCTGTGGAATCGCTGGGATCGTGCAACTTTGTCGCAACCGACAAGACCGGAACGCTGACGGTCAATCAAATGACCGTCAAACTGATCGTCCTGCCCGGCCTGTCGCCTTTCCCGGTTGAGGGAAGCGGGCTGGTGCCGGAAGGGGCGGTTGGGTCGGCGGAGGGCCTGGAGCCGGCCCTGCAGTCAAAACTCCTCGCGCCCCTGGTTTCGGCGGGGGCCCTTTGCAATGACGCGGAACTGCTTCACAAAAATGGGGCATGGGGAGGCTATGGTGATGCCGTCGATCTGGCGCTTCTGGTCCTTGCCTACAAATCCGGAATCAATCCAAACAGCCTTCAGGACCAGTACGAGCTGGTCCGGGAGATTCCTTTCGAACCCGAAAACCAGTACGCCGCCACCTTGCACAAGAGTCCGGAGGAGGGATTGATCTCCGTCAAAGGGGCTTATGAAAAAATCCTGCCGATGTGCGCCACCATGATTACCCTGGAGGGGGAATGCCCGGTCGATGTCCCGGCTGTGGTCGAGCAGGCCGAACACCTGGCGGAGGCCGGTTACCGGGTGCTGGCTCTGGCGGGAAAGTCCGGCCCGGACACGGATGCGCCTTTAATCGACCAGATGCAGGGACTCACTTTTTTAGGCCTTGTGGGGATGATCGACCCGTTGCGGCCGGAAGCGGCGGATGCGGTTGCGGCCTGCCGGAAGGCGGGAATCGATGTGGCCATGGTCACCGGAGACCATCCCAAGACGGCGCTGGCCATCGCCCGCGAACTGGGGTTGGCCGGCACCATGGAAGACGTCGTTTCCGGTGTGAAGTTGAAAGAAGCCCGCAACCCGGAAGAAAAAACGGCGTTGATCCAGAAGGCCCGCGTGTTCGCCCGTGTCGAGCCCCAGCAGAAACTCGAGATCGTGCGTCACCTGCTGGACCTGGGACGGTTCGTCGCCGTCACGGGGGATGGTGCGAACGACGCTCCGGCCCTCAAGGCGGCAAACGTGGGCATCGCCATGGGCAAAAGCGGTACCGACGTGGCAAAGGAAACCTCGGACTTGATCCTCACCGACGATCGTTTCGCGTCCATCGTCGCCGGAATCGAGGAAGGGCGCATCGCTTACGCCAACGTCCGAAAAGTCGTGTACCTTCTGGTCGCCACCGGTGCGGCGGAAATCCTGATGTTCTCCCTCAGCCTGGTGTTCAACACGCCCCTGCCCCTCACGCCGGTGCAGATCCTCTGGCTCAACCTGGTGACCAACGGAATCCAGGACGTCGGGCTGGCGTTCGAACCGGGGGAAGGGGATGAGTTGTCCCGGGCGCCCCGAAAACCGGACGAGCCCGTTTTTGACCGGTTGATGCTGGAACGCGTCGGCCTTTCCGCCGCGGTGATGGGTGCCTTCGCGTTCCTGCATTTTTATTACATGCACCGGGCCGGGGTCGATATCGAATCGAACCGCAATCTGACGTTGCTTCTCATGGTACTTTTTGAAAACATCATGGTGGCCAACTGCAAATCGGAAACCCGCTCCGCGTTTTCCATCAACCCGATGAACAACCCGATTCTGCTGTTCGGCACGCTGGGCGCGCAGGGCATCCATATCCTGACCATGTACACGCCGGGCATTCAGGAAGTGCTGGGGGTGAAGCCGGTGTTTTTGAATCAATGGATTTTTCTTTTGGCCATCGCGATGTCGATCCTGGTGGTCATGGAAATTTATAAAGGCATCCGGACGCGCATCCACGGGATCCGATGCAATACGCATCGTTTTCAGGGATCATGA
- a CDS encoding MarR family winged helix-turn-helix transcriptional regulator has protein sequence MSASLLHDYIERISHLIRSETRIAGTDFDLQPIQLDVLHFLTRSNRYSNTPQSVTDYFGLTKGTVSQTIKALENKGLLLKTPDKKDGRKVHLSVTRTGRKLLDKAMPARVVAGAWGELAEDDRDRLLADLSQLLAKMQEANGMNAFGVCRTCRFNTQVSDTKFFCELTQEPLSATDVTLLCREHTIPTEEAEAAKIEAAER, from the coding sequence ATGAGCGCGTCTCTACTACACGACTATATAGAACGGATTTCCCACCTCATCCGCTCCGAAACCCGCATCGCCGGAACCGACTTCGACCTGCAACCCATCCAGCTCGACGTCCTGCATTTCCTCACCCGGTCCAACCGGTATTCCAACACGCCGCAAAGCGTGACCGATTACTTCGGCCTGACCAAGGGCACGGTGTCGCAGACCATCAAGGCGCTGGAGAACAAGGGCCTGCTTTTGAAAACGCCGGACAAGAAGGACGGCAGGAAGGTGCACCTCAGTGTCACCCGCACTGGCAGGAAACTGCTGGACAAGGCCATGCCCGCCCGGGTGGTGGCGGGCGCGTGGGGCGAGCTGGCCGAAGACGACCGCGACCGGCTCCTGGCCGACCTCAGCCAACTGCTTGCCAAAATGCAGGAAGCCAACGGCATGAATGCCTTCGGCGTGTGCCGCACCTGCCGCTTCAACACTCAGGTCAGCGACACCAAATTCTTCTGCGAACTCACGCAGGAACCGCTTTCGGCCACCGACGTCACCCTGCTGTGCCGCGAACACACCATCCCAACAGAAGAAGCGGAAGCGGCGAAGATCGAAGCGGCCGAACGGTAA
- a CDS encoding cytochrome P460 family protein: protein MNRLLAGLLAGAMLFMASPMQAGGDKVDYPDGYRDWTHVKSMVIQPGHPLENPFQGIHHVYANPKAAKGFETGTFADGSVLVFDLLNYKEAGKTLQEDGRKLIGVMQKDASAFGKTGGWGFEAFAGDSQTKRIVTDGGAGCYGCHTAEEGHDFVFSRFRQ, encoded by the coding sequence ATGAACCGGTTGTTAGCAGGCCTGCTTGCAGGCGCAATGCTGTTTATGGCTTCGCCGATGCAGGCGGGCGGAGACAAAGTGGATTACCCGGATGGTTACCGCGACTGGACGCATGTGAAGTCGATGGTCATTCAGCCCGGACACCCGCTGGAAAATCCCTTTCAGGGCATTCATCACGTGTATGCCAACCCGAAGGCGGCGAAAGGATTTGAAACCGGTACTTTCGCGGATGGATCGGTGCTGGTGTTCGACCTGCTCAATTACAAGGAGGCCGGCAAGACGCTGCAGGAGGACGGGCGCAAGCTGATCGGCGTGATGCAGAAGGACGCGTCCGCGTTCGGAAAAACCGGCGGCTGGGGCTTCGAAGCCTTCGCCGGTGACAGCCAGACGAAACGCATCGTTACAGATGGCGGTGCCGGTTGCTATGGCTGCCACACCGCGGAAGAGGGTCACGATTTCGTCTTCTCACGCTTCCGCCAGTAA
- a CDS encoding thermonuclease family protein has protein sequence MPSNKSKQVMNKMKRELTAENKPRVVEPYQYWARVKRVVDGDTIELDVDVGFKVTFRERFRLLGVDTPEVYGVKRTSAEYKRGKAASDFVKKRFRWEAGWR, from the coding sequence ATGCCTTCTAACAAATCCAAACAGGTCATGAACAAGATGAAGCGGGAACTGACGGCGGAGAACAAGCCCCGTGTGGTGGAGCCGTACCAGTACTGGGCGCGGGTGAAGCGCGTGGTCGATGGGGATACGATTGAGCTGGATGTGGATGTGGGTTTCAAAGTGACGTTCCGCGAACGCTTCCGCCTGCTGGGGGTGGACACGCCGGAGGTGTATGGCGTCAAGCGCACCAGCGCAGAATACAAGCGCGGCAAGGCGGCGTCCGATTTTGTGAAAAAAAGATTCCGGTGGGAAGCTGGGTGGAGGTGA
- a CDS encoding thermonuclease family protein yields the protein MYSDKREKYGRWLCEIFVDGKSLNETLVKQGFAQEYMI from the coding sequence GTGTACTCCGACAAACGGGAAAAGTACGGCCGCTGGCTGTGTGAGATTTTTGTCGATGGCAAGTCGCTGAACGAGACGCTGGTGAAACAGGGGTTCGCGCAGGAATACATGATCTGA
- a CDS encoding cytochrome P460 family protein, with the protein MMKTKVVIRAFLFLLALGAVGVLLGAGSKPFAPNVDMKSGDLRVPEGYTSWPVLGTWSHANTEGEPGAKEYHVVYTQPETLAYYQEHEKFPDGAVLVKELLGTKTMEMTTGPTVSHATDLKGWFVLVRDTEGRFQDSKLWGDGWAWSLFMADNPAKTVSTDYKKDCMGCHLPARDMAPAHAADADKWIYTFGYPVFQK; encoded by the coding sequence ATGATGAAAACAAAAGTTGTGATTCGTGCGTTCCTGTTCCTGCTGGCCCTCGGTGCGGTGGGTGTGTTGCTGGGTGCGGGCAGTAAGCCTTTTGCCCCGAATGTCGATATGAAATCCGGCGACCTCCGCGTGCCGGAAGGATACACAAGCTGGCCCGTGCTCGGTACCTGGTCGCACGCAAACACCGAAGGCGAGCCCGGCGCGAAGGAATACCACGTCGTGTACACGCAACCGGAAACCCTCGCTTATTATCAGGAGCATGAAAAATTCCCCGATGGCGCGGTGCTGGTGAAGGAACTGCTGGGCACCAAAACGATGGAAATGACCACCGGCCCGACGGTGAGCCACGCCACGGATCTGAAGGGCTGGTTCGTGCTGGTGCGGGACACGGAAGGCCGTTTCCAGGATTCGAAATTGTGGGGCGACGGCTGGGCGTGGTCGCTTTTCATGGCGGACAACCCGGCGAAAACCGTGTCCACCGACTACAAGAAGGATTGCATGGGATGCCACCTCCCCGCGCGGGACATGGCCCCGGCTCATGCCGCTGACGCCGACAAATGGATCTACACCTTCGGCTACCCTGTGTTCCAGAAGTAG
- a CDS encoding methyltransferase, producing MTDPVRPDKIMQMGLGFWGSKVLLSAVELNVFTHLGQDSFSLETLIEKTGLHSRSARDFFDTLVALGLLHKEDGCYSNTAETVQYLDRSSPFYIGGFLEMANSRLYRFWGDLTEGLKTGLPQNEIKHGEPGLFEAVYGDPAKLKEFLRAMTGLSMGANVNAAAKFPFEKYKTFIDIGGAQGGLPVQVALKHPHITGGNFDLPVVQPVFDEYVASFNLSDRLKFFRGNFFEDDLPTADVLSMGHILHDWDLNEKHTLIRKAYDALPEGGALIIVESIIDDERRENAFGLLMSLNMLIETPGGFDFTGADCCGWMQQAGFQKTEVVHLAGPDSMVIGFK from the coding sequence ATGACCGATCCGGTTCGGCCTGACAAAATCATGCAGATGGGTCTGGGTTTCTGGGGGTCCAAAGTGCTTCTCAGCGCGGTGGAACTCAACGTCTTCACGCACCTTGGGCAAGACTCTTTTTCACTCGAAACCCTGATTGAAAAAACAGGCCTCCACTCCCGCTCCGCCCGCGATTTTTTCGACACGCTGGTCGCATTGGGTCTGCTCCACAAGGAGGACGGTTGTTATTCCAACACGGCGGAGACGGTACAGTATCTGGACCGTTCCAGTCCGTTTTACATTGGCGGCTTTCTGGAAATGGCCAACAGCAGGCTTTACCGGTTCTGGGGCGATTTGACCGAGGGACTGAAAACCGGCCTGCCGCAAAATGAAATCAAGCACGGTGAACCGGGTTTGTTTGAGGCCGTGTATGGCGATCCCGCCAAGCTGAAAGAATTTCTCCGCGCCATGACGGGACTCAGCATGGGGGCCAACGTCAACGCCGCCGCCAAGTTTCCCTTTGAAAAGTACAAGACCTTCATCGACATAGGCGGCGCGCAGGGGGGACTGCCGGTGCAGGTTGCGCTGAAGCATCCGCACATCACCGGTGGCAATTTCGATCTGCCTGTCGTGCAACCGGTGTTTGATGAATACGTTGCCTCATTCAACCTTTCCGACCGCCTTAAGTTTTTTCGCGGAAACTTTTTCGAGGACGACCTGCCGACCGCCGATGTCCTCTCCATGGGACACATCCTGCACGACTGGGATTTGAATGAAAAACACACGCTGATCCGAAAAGCCTATGATGCGCTGCCCGAGGGCGGCGCGTTGATCATCGTCGAGTCCATCATCGATGACGAACGCCGGGAGAATGCGTTCGGCCTGCTGATGAGCCTCAACATGCTCATCGAAACGCCGGGCGGATTCGACTTCACTGGTGCGGATTGTTGCGGGTGGATGCAGCAGGCGGGGTTTCAAAAAACCGAGGTCGTGCACCTCGCCGGACCCGACTCCATGGTCATCGGCTTCAAATAG
- a CDS encoding YbgA family protein: MPVSPETEKIRIGVSSCLLGDPVRWNGDHKRDRYLTEVLATFFEWVPTCPEVDAGMGTPRETVQLHGTPESPRMVGTKTGTDWTAAMRRLSKMRSHELARMDLCGYIFKSKSPSCGLSRIKVYTNTATVHHNGRGLFAEAFVNTCSRLPVEEEGRLHDPKIRENFIVRVFAYHRLQNLLGERFSRGALVKFHTEHKFLLLAHSRKHYNALGKLVAEAKQHSPAELKSRYADTFMDALAVKSTIKKNVDVLQHMLGFFKKELSAEEKGDILETIEDYRQGLVPLVVPVTLVRHHVRTHKIEYLENQVYLNPHPKELMIRNHI; encoded by the coding sequence ATGCCCGTATCGCCGGAAACCGAGAAAATCCGAATCGGGGTGAGCAGTTGCCTGCTGGGCGATCCGGTTCGCTGGAACGGCGACCACAAACGCGACCGCTACCTGACGGAAGTGCTGGCGACTTTTTTTGAATGGGTGCCGACCTGCCCGGAAGTGGACGCGGGCATGGGCACGCCGAGGGAAACCGTGCAGTTGCACGGCACGCCGGAGTCACCGCGCATGGTGGGAACAAAAACGGGCACCGACTGGACCGCCGCCATGCGCCGCCTGTCGAAAATGCGCTCCCACGAGCTGGCCAGGATGGACCTGTGCGGTTACATCTTCAAATCGAAATCGCCGAGTTGCGGCCTGAGCCGCATCAAAGTGTACACAAACACCGCCACCGTGCACCACAACGGGCGCGGCCTTTTCGCCGAAGCGTTCGTGAATACCTGTTCGCGCCTTCCGGTGGAAGAGGAAGGCCGCCTGCACGATCCTAAAATCCGCGAAAACTTCATCGTCCGCGTCTTCGCCTACCACCGCCTGCAAAATTTGCTGGGCGAACGCTTCTCCCGCGGCGCACTGGTGAAATTTCACACCGAGCACAAGTTTCTTCTGCTGGCGCACAGCCGCAAACATTACAACGCACTGGGAAAACTGGTGGCCGAGGCCAAACAGCATTCGCCTGCGGAATTGAAATCCCGATACGCCGACACCTTCATGGACGCGCTGGCGGTGAAATCGACGATCAAAAAAAACGTGGATGTCCTGCAACACATGCTGGGATTTTTCAAAAAGGAACTGTCGGCGGAGGAAAAGGGAGACATTCTGGAAACCATTGAGGACTACCGGCAGGGCCTCGTGCCGCTGGTGGTGCCGGTGACGCTGGTACGTCATCATGTTCGCACGCACAAGATAGAGTACCTTGAGAACCAGGTGTACCTGAACCCGCATCCGAAAGAACTGATGATCCGCAACCACATCTAG
- a CDS encoding GlcG/HbpS family heme-binding protein, whose translation MRQRAGIFEAMGVVALMLSFALPGTGQANALPEIKALPLELAIKAGLATLDECSRNNYRVSVAVVDRGGNVKALLRHDGAGAHTPDSSFKKAYTSASLGRPTMELAELLVKVPRIQALRDMNDKILILGGGLPIKLDGQLVGGIGVGGAPGDQFDETCARAGLKAIGAE comes from the coding sequence ATGAGACAACGTGCTGGAATTTTTGAAGCGATGGGAGTGGTGGCGCTGATGCTGAGTTTCGCCCTGCCGGGAACAGGACAGGCGAACGCCCTGCCGGAGATCAAGGCTCTGCCGCTGGAGTTGGCCATCAAGGCCGGGTTGGCGACCCTGGACGAGTGTTCCAGGAACAATTACCGGGTGAGCGTCGCGGTGGTGGACCGCGGCGGCAACGTGAAGGCGCTGCTGCGGCATGACGGGGCCGGGGCACACACCCCCGACAGCAGCTTCAAGAAAGCCTACACGTCCGCCAGCCTGGGACGCCCCACCATGGAACTGGCCGAACTGCTGGTCAAGGTGCCGCGCATCCAGGCATTGCGGGACATGAACGACAAGATCCTGATTTTAGGTGGCGGGCTTCCCATCAAATTGGACGGGCAACTGGTTGGCGGCATTGGCGTTGGAGGCGCGCCGGGGGACCAGTTCGACGAAACCTGCGCCCGGGCGGGGCTGAAGGCCATCGGCGCGGAATGA
- the rpsT gene encoding 30S ribosomal protein S20, with the protein MANHKSALKRNRQNIKRNASNTANRTRVKNETKRVLEAVAKKDKDAAEKALHNATKTISSVASKGVLHKRAASRKISGLARQVNKLSASG; encoded by the coding sequence TTGGCCAACCATAAATCCGCTCTCAAGCGGAACCGTCAGAACATCAAACGCAACGCAAGCAACACCGCCAACCGCACGCGCGTGAAGAATGAAACCAAGAGAGTGCTGGAAGCGGTCGCCAAGAAAGACAAGGACGCCGCCGAGAAAGCTCTGCACAACGCGACCAAAACGATTTCCAGCGTCGCCAGCAAAGGCGTCCTGCACAAGCGTGCCGCCTCGCGCAAGATCTCCGGCCTCGCCCGGCAGGTCAACAAACTGTCCGCTTCCGGTTGA
- the holA gene encoding DNA polymerase III subunit delta — protein MTALELIRALNSGTRHPVYFLYGEEDFFSRELLRLLTDQIITPDNRDFNFETFEGKTSHPNDWIEAAKTFSFLGGDKLIIVRNLEEASFADVDIQALIDYTKNPAPGACLALTARKADRKRKLYKHLAGLPGAGDCTAPKEGELVMWIKNRAKSLGYTLETDAAQTLLSRIGPKPGILAQELDKVITFGGGNKTLSQSAVAEVVGAIKLESVFDLTDALKEKNADRALHLLRNQLAHGEEPVKVLGMIAWQFRLIWEVKHHQQQRVPRQQIAKAMGQKPFLVDQALRFTGNFTERQLRNGFQSLSEADIELKSTGKAPEGILESLVLKLCAKAE, from the coding sequence GTGACCGCACTGGAACTCATCCGCGCCCTGAACAGCGGCACGCGGCATCCGGTTTACTTTCTTTACGGCGAAGAGGATTTCTTTTCGCGCGAACTGTTGCGTCTGCTCACCGACCAGATCATCACCCCGGACAACCGCGACTTCAACTTCGAGACCTTTGAAGGCAAGACGAGTCATCCCAACGACTGGATCGAAGCGGCAAAAACGTTTTCCTTCCTGGGCGGCGACAAGTTGATCATCGTGCGCAATCTGGAGGAAGCGTCCTTCGCCGACGTGGACATCCAGGCGTTGATCGACTACACGAAAAACCCCGCGCCCGGCGCGTGCCTCGCGCTGACCGCGCGCAAGGCCGACCGCAAACGCAAGTTGTACAAACATCTCGCGGGCCTGCCGGGGGCGGGCGACTGCACCGCGCCGAAAGAGGGGGAGCTTGTGATGTGGATCAAGAACCGCGCCAAGAGCCTGGGCTACACGCTGGAGACCGACGCGGCGCAGACCTTGCTGTCGCGCATCGGTCCGAAGCCGGGCATCCTGGCACAGGAACTGGACAAAGTGATCACCTTTGGCGGAGGCAACAAGACGCTTTCGCAGTCGGCGGTGGCTGAGGTGGTGGGGGCGATCAAGCTGGAGTCCGTGTTCGATTTGACCGACGCGCTGAAAGAAAAGAACGCCGACCGCGCATTGCACCTTCTGCGCAACCAACTGGCGCACGGCGAGGAGCCAGTGAAAGTGCTGGGCATGATCGCGTGGCAGTTCCGTTTGATCTGGGAAGTGAAACACCACCAGCAGCAACGCGTGCCGCGCCAGCAGATCGCGAAGGCGATGGGACAGAAACCGTTTCTGGTCGACCAGGCGCTCCGCTTCACCGGCAACTTCACCGAACGGCAACTGCGCAACGGATTTCAAAGCCTGTCGGAAGCGGACATCGAACTCAAGTCCACCGGCAAGGCGCCGGAAGGCATTCTCGAGTCACTGGTCCTCAAACTCTGCGCGAAAGCGGAGTGA
- the lptE gene encoding LPS assembly lipoprotein LptE, producing MMTLRAAFSLLFLFLLPACGYQLAGTGASQLPPHLKTIAIPVFDNVSQEPTINRNLTERIRQSFLRDGRLQLVRSTANADLVLTGKLTGYSIRAVAFDDRDVVTEYWVYIDIDVLVKDQVKNRTHLKQTLKTRWDYRPSINVIDAEASRQAAFLQAYRLLGNRLVSLIIDQF from the coding sequence ATGATGACCTTGCGCGCCGCTTTCAGCTTACTCTTTCTTTTCCTCCTTCCCGCCTGCGGGTACCAGCTGGCGGGCACGGGCGCGTCGCAACTGCCGCCGCACCTCAAGACCATCGCCATTCCGGTGTTCGACAACGTGTCGCAGGAACCGACGATCAACCGCAACCTCACCGAGCGCATACGCCAGTCGTTTCTGCGCGACGGCCGTTTGCAACTGGTGAGGAGCACCGCGAACGCCGACCTCGTGCTGACCGGCAAGCTGACGGGATACTCCATCCGCGCCGTGGCCTTCGACGACCGGGACGTGGTCACCGAGTACTGGGTGTACATCGACATCGACGTGCTGGTGAAGGACCAGGTGAAAAACCGCACACACCTCAAGCAGACTCTCAAAACGCGCTGGGACTACCGCCCGAGCATCAACGTCATCGACGCCGAGGCCTCCCGTCAGGCGGCGTTCCTGCAGGCGTACCGTCTGCTCGGCAACCGGCTGGTGAGCCTCATCATCGACCAGTTTTAG